In one Sesamum indicum cultivar Zhongzhi No. 13 linkage group LG12, S_indicum_v1.0, whole genome shotgun sequence genomic region, the following are encoded:
- the LOC105175178 gene encoding organic cation/carnitine transporter 3-like gives MADPNPLLSQTSWGEPEAAPPLTEGKLDRRPSLDDTIEHCIGDFGWTQILQVTLVSFAWFFDAQQTFISIFTDAEPKWSCINSNSSSSCNENSNPCQLPRESWSWDFPASTSIISEWSLECAGAIITGLPASAFFSGCLVGGFALASLADSALGRKNMLVLSSLLMSLTGVITAASTNVWMYAGVRFIGGFARATVGTCALVLSTELVGKKYRENVGIIGFICFTLGFLSLPVIAFSLQGSSWRLIYLWTCVPSVLYSIAVFFLVRESPRWLFIKGRKEEFAETLRSIAAPSNRSSLTQSFFGRCADWGEKKQEADVFSALKILVEKGWSCRRLVAVMVVGFGIGIIYYGMPLGLGNLSFDLYLSVTLNALSEFPASLLTFLLIGKLDRKGSVLGLSLFSGVCSVCCVLVRWKVLQIILELMSFFSACTAFDIVLIYTIELFPTCVRNSAVAMVRQALVLGGALSPVLVAAGRTNGLLMSYGVFGVTISICGLFVVCLPETRGRVLSDTMEEEERKNAAFDGIYCV, from the coding sequence ATGGCTGATCCAAATCCACTACTCTCTCAGACTAGCTGGGGGGAGCCCGAGGCTGCGCCGCCACTGACGGAGGGTAAACTAGACCGCCGGCCCTCCCTCGACGACACGATCGAACACTGTATTGGAGACTTCGGTTGGACACAGATACTTCAAGTCACACTTGTCTCTTTCGCGTGGTTCTTCGATGCGCAGCAGACGTTCATCAGTATCTTTACTGATGCTGAACCCAAATGGAGCTGTATCAATAGTAATTCTTCATCATCATGCAACGAAAACAGCAATCCTTGTCAGCTTCCTAGGGAGTCCTGGTCCTGGGACTTTCCAGCGAGCACATCCATCATCTCGGAGTGGTCTTTGGAGTGCGCCGGCGCCATCATAACGGGCCTGCCAGCATCAGCTTTCTTCTCGGGCTGCCTGGTCGGTGGATTTGCACTCGCCTCATTAGCGGACTCGGCTCTGGGCAGAAAGAACATGCTGGTTTTGTCGAGCCTGCTCATGTCCTTAACCGGCGTGATAACCGCGGCGTCTACAAACGTCTGGATGTACGCTGGAGTGCGGTTTATAGGCGGGTTTGCCCGAGCCACAGTTGGGACATGTGCTCTGGTTCTGTCCACGGAGCTAGTGGGGAAGAAATATAGAGAGAACGTTGGAATCATTGGATTCATCTGTTTCACTCTGGGTTTTCTATCTCTACCAGTTATTGCATTTTCGCTTCAGGGTTCTTCGTGGAGGCTAATCTATCTCTGGACTTGTGTTCCTTCAGTGCTTTACTCAATCGCAGTGTTTTTTCTTGTTCGAGAGTCCCCTAGATGGCTGTTCATCAAGGGTCGAAAAGAGGAATTTGCTGAAACACTGAGAAGCATCGCGGCCCCGTCGAACCGGAGCAGCTTAACGCAAAGCTTCTTCGGCAGGTGCGCGGACTGGGGAGAGAAAAAGCAAGAAGCCGACGTTTTCTCCGCCCTGAAGATCTTGGTGGAGAAAGGCTGGTCTTGCCGGCGGCTCGTGGCGGTTATGGTGGTGGGATTTGGCATTGGCATTATTTACTACGGCATGCCGTTGGGCCTCGGCAACCTGTCATTTGATCTTTATTTGAGCGTCACGCTAAATGCACTATCCGAATTTCCAGCCTCATTGCTCACGTTTTTACTCATTGGAAAACTGGACAGAAAGGGTTCGGTTCTGGGATTGTCCTTATTTAGCGGAGTATgcagtgtgtgttgtgtgttggTCAGATGGAAAGTACTGCAAATCATCCTAGAGCTTATGTCGTTTTTCAGCGCATGCACTGCATTTGACATCGTTTTGATCTACACAATAGAGTTATTCCCAACGTGTGTGAGGAATTCGGCGGTGGCCATGGTGCGGCAGGCGCTGGTGTTGGGCGGGGCTCTCAGCCCTGTTTTGGTGGCCGCCGGCAGGACGAACGGGTTGCTGATGTCATATGGCGTGTTTGGGGTGACAATTTCGATATGTGGGCTTTTTGTTGTATGCTTGCCAGAAACTAGGGGAAGGGTTTTGTCCGATACCATGGAGGAAGAAGAGCGCAAGAATGCTGCATTTGATGGAATCTACTGTGTGTAA
- the LOC105175179 gene encoding NAC transcription factor 29 — MGPMTLPPGFRFHPTDEELVAYYLDRKINGGIIELEVIPEVDLYKCEPWDLPDKSFLPSKDMEWYFYSPRDRKYPNGSRTNRATRSGYWKATGKDRAVHSQKRSVGMKKTLVYYRGRAPHGIRTDWVMHEYRLIESASATTAGSSLKDSYALCRVFKKNIVLPKTSRQQSVGATVDQLLWDDNIGATPETSRDQREDADEDNIIKHPEVCSKNPSEASSSDLTQGTPIAVGSKDDSPAQITSDEVNSSIDQFYCYGTDINLSNFIQDYSGLFYETLYPPLSLDDFPQVDLIEAKSNNEYVASDRLRECLNGITTLEEIYSQCSSHENINYHSTYNAGSN; from the exons ATGGGACCCATGACGCTTCCTCCAGGATTCCGGTTCCATCCCACGGATGAGGAGCTCGTGGCCTACTATCTTGATCGGAAAATCAACGGCGGGATCATCGAGCTTGAAGTCATCCCTGAGGTTGATCTCTACAAATGTGAACCCTGGGATTTACCtg ATAAGTCTTTCTTGCCTAGCAAAGACATGGAGTGGTACTTCTACAGTCCCCGGGACCGGAAGTACCCGAACGGGTCGAGGACGAATCGCGCTACCCGGTCGGGTTACTGGAAGGCGACGGGGAAAGATCGTGCGGTGCACTCGCAGAAGCGGTCGGTCGGCATGAAGAAAACATTGGTGTATTACAGAGGGAGAGCGCCTCATGGGATTAGAACCGATTGGGTAATGCACGAGTATCGCCTCATTGAATCCGCATCAGCCACCACTGCAGGATCATCTCTCAAG GATTCTTACGCACTGTGCCGTGTTTTCAAGAAGAACATAGTCCTACCCAAGACCAGCAGACAACAGTCAGTTGGTGCAACTGTTGATCAACTCTTGTGGGACGACAACATTGGCGCCACACCCGAGACGTCCCGAGACCAGCGAGAAGATGCGGACGAAGACAATATCATAAAACACCCCGAAGTTTGTTCCAAGAACCCGTCTGAGGCATCTTCATCAGATCTCACACAAGGAACACCCATCGCCGTGGGTTCAAAAGACGATTCACCTGCTCAAATCACATCCGATGAAGTCAACAGTTCAATCgatcaattttattgttacGGCACTGACatcaatttatcaaatttcattcaG GATTACAGTGGTCTATTTTACGAAACCTTGTATCCGCCGCTATCCTTGGACGATTTCCCGCAAGTGGATCTAATAGAGGCAAAATCTAACAACGAATACGTGGCTTCCGACAGATTGAGGGAGTGTTTGAATGGGATAACAACGTTAGAAGAGATCTACTCTCAATGTTCTTCCCACGAGAATATCAACTACCACAGTACTTATAATGCAGGATCCAACTGA